Within the Epinephelus lanceolatus isolate andai-2023 chromosome 9, ASM4190304v1, whole genome shotgun sequence genome, the region CCATTTCATGAACATCTGCATCGTGTCCCTTTTGAGACAGGGCTGCTCCTTAAAGATTTTCTCCTTCAACACTAGGCCTTTAGTGTAGCAATGATCCCTCTCTAGGGCTTTGGCGATGAAGTATAAACAGCCTGGAACAATGTTTGCGGTTGAcagttattttctttctacactTGATAATTAAAGAGAATACAGAGCAAAGAGCTTATGATGATGAATTACATACAGGTATAGTCACTGAGTGTGTAGAGAATAGTTATGAGGTTGTCCAGGCAGGGCCAGTGGTCTGGGTTACAATGCAAACCCTCTTCAAAGGCATGTCGAGCCAGAGGAATGCGCACCAGTCGCACAGCCACCTGACCAATTTTGTACCACATGTTCACGTCAGTGGAATCCAACATGACTGCCTGAGGAAAGGACAGAGCAGAAAATGTGGTATCATTTGCATCAAAATTATGCATTTAGTTGCATAAAACAGTCAAACGCCAACAATAATGAATAATAGGAGTATTAAACTGGCATTGTCTCATTTGCTTTACCTCCAAGTAAAACTCCATAGCAGTCTCCAGGTCATCACGTATGGCAGCCATTGTAGCCAAGTTTTTGAAAGTAGAATATTTCAACATCAGACCGGGATGTTTGAGCACCACTTTCTGATCATCCGAGGGCATGGCCTAAAATATTACAGAATACATTCAATTTGGCACCAAACCCAGATGCGTCTTAAGGCGGTCAACCAATATGAATGATAATGCTCACAGCTCCTGTACAAGGGCAGGATTTAACTAAAGTTTTCAGAggactgaaaaaacaacaaatgactGTTGTAACGTGTGTGAAATATCTTAATGCTGAATACTGATCAGTATTTTCATTGCTCTGAATAAGAGTTGTTTGCCAAATGTTACATATTTGCATCATGATATTATAAGGgtaaatgagtttcctctgcatTATAAAAAGCAGCCATTTGTGGATATCATGCAGAACTCTGCACCCAAAGTAGTGATGGTTCATGCTGACTAAGTGGGGTGTGTTGCTGTGATCATGTGGGAGCATTGCAGCCGTTACAGGAATATATACTGTGTGATATTTTACCTCTTTGAGCAGTGGCGTTTTGAGAAGTTCATGATAGGCCTTGGCAGACTCTTCAAACTTGTCATGTTTCTGCAGATCTAAAGCTTTGTGGTATAAAGCAAATGCCTCAGCTTCCTGCggacagaaagagaagaaaatcaGACAACTTATTTAGATCTACAGAGGCAGAAGTCTGCATCAAGTGACAGGCCAAATTATGCTGATCCATCTGCATATGGTCTGTACCTGAGCCTCTTTAGTTTGACTCTTGTTACTTCTCAAAGGGTCTTGGGACTCATCAGCAGCTGTCGAAGCAGCATTCAGTGCTGCTATGCGAATCTGTAAAGACCAGCACAGAAAAACAGGCAAAGCCCTTTAGCAAGCAGATATGACTCAGGAGGGGGGGCTAGTAAAAACAACACAGTCTGCACAATCAGAAAGTGTACTGATGCAAGATAGCTACCGGGGATGCACTCAATGATTAACAGCCTTACCATTTTGCAATGTGGCAAGCGCACCTTCCAAATTCACGCTTTATGGCTTTTGACTGGATCTATAAAAAAGTGTGGAAACTGAACAATGAGAGTAAAATAAAAGCAGGCAAGACAACAACTCAGCAAGAAAATGTAACGTCACACATGGctaaaacaatgttatttcccCCTTCACCAGACAATCGgctacaaaaaataaacatattttccaATGCCAGTCGAAAGCCTCTGTATTATTCATTCAGTCTGTGTAGTTTTGGGAGTTTGTTGGAGCTTAACTTGCAGAGAAAAGAGCAAGACAACCGGCTGAAGTCAACTGCTAATCGAGACGGGGCTTGGGACcgactaacgttagctaacctcACCAAAATGCCACTCAAAACTTAGCCTGGTTAGCTTAGCTCTAAGGTGGGGTACTGCTACAGTTAGTACCCCGCAAGTATAAGTGCTAGCTTCATTGGAAAGTAACACAACCACAACTCGGTCAGCAGGTGGTAAATATATCTTCCTGAGAGCAAATTCAACTGTAAGTAACGTTACTACCACCGCCACTGGCACGGTATAtgagttaacgttagctaacagctTACATTATTACCTCTGCTAGCTGATAGCACATATAGCTATGATAAGCTAACGATAGCTAACGAAACTGTTTCACCGGGTGACCATCACTTGCAGAGCTGGGCGACTTACCGCTCATTTCCGTTTCAACTGCATTTCTAACGTCGCTACAACTACAGCGAGGCGGCAGACTGTAACACCACTGCGGTCATAAAGGGACATGAAGCACAGTGAAGTTTGAAACTTCATTTAATCATCTTcctttgttgttgttactgTTAGGAGCGTTTGCGTCACAGAGTGACATTTGCTACCCGCCATTTAGTAAAGTCGACACTCATTGGTCAAAACGCTTGTGGGCGTCTTCATGTAACCAATCATATATTAGGATATTAGATGAACCCACGCTAGCAATACACACTGCACTGATATGTCAATTATCCTCAAAGGTAAATGCTTTTGGGTTACTAAttgcaatttcaattttaaaaaatggttgttttttggaaagtaaaaaaagaaattaaaaaacagtttaactTGCACACGTGCACATGGCAATTCTGAAAACATCACGTTTTTAAACCTGTCAAAATTGtgttgaaacatattttaaagtaCCAACTTGTTCATCGATATACTTTTAAAAAAGCCAATAACAAAGATGTGGCACAAAGATAATCAGACCGACAGCCTCTATAATTAATAGTCTACAGGAACAGTTTCCACTCTTCAGGGTTGTTTTCTGCAGTCCTAAACAATCCTAGTCAGTTCAGAAAGGTATAACGTTTCTCTATGATAAATCAACGTGAACAATATTCTGTCTTTTCTTCAATTTTCAATCCAGCAACCGCATCCTATTGCCTGCAATGTTGCTTCAGCAGGGCACAACCTTGCTATAGTGTCTGAGACATCTAAGAGTTTCCATGTAGTTGATATGGACTTAATCAGGGAGTAACCAGGTAGGTTGCCCAGAAATCATAactacatatacatatatgtaggaATATATACATTAGTGTACTCTTATATACTGTGTATGTATTGTCAGTATTTGTAGTCTGTAACCTGTGCGGTAAACAGACAACCACTAGAGGGCAAACGTTTATTTTATAATTCATGAAAATGTTTCCTGAGACTAAGGTGGTATTTTAATCACAGGATTGAACAAACTGTTTAATATCCAGCTGATTTGATATGCATTGGCTCACTGTGACACTTAATTGTGATACATAGAACGTAATAATATTGTTAATAATACTAATTCTAACAGACAGGAGACAGGTGATGCCAAACAGTGCAAAGCAGTGTCATGTTTTACAAAAAGTGGGTTTCCTCCCCTCTTCTTGCATCAAGCAGTATTTCAAGAGTCTGTACAGTTGCATGACAGATACATTATGTCTTTGTCAGGATTTATGGGGCCAAATAGTAACGACTAATGCAGTTTTTGGGAGTAACACTGCACTGTTTTGTCCTCAGTGACCCTGTCTGTTGCAGTCCCTTGTTGCTCCACCGCTTATCCCCGCCTCCTCCATCCCACACACTCATCCTCTACCCACCCCATCTCTCCCTTGGCTGAGAGTGGCTGGCAGGCACCATTATCAATTGCTTCTGTCAGCATGCCTGCAAAAAATAGCTTACGTCACAGTCATTACTGGGTCTATAAAAGCCAGTGTAATGCAGATTCACTGTGCAGTCAGCCCAGCTATATTCCTAGACAGAGAGCAGCCCGTTTCTCAAGTCATGACTTCTAGCGGCTTTGACCCTTACTTCCCTTCTGCTTTCAAGAGGAGGGTAGTTGTGCGCAGTGCAGGATATGGAGCTGGAGGAGGGATAGGATCTAGGTCTGCCTACACCAGCCACTCTGCCCCAGTAACTTCCTATGCATCTTCACGCAGAGGTTATCCAACACACACCCGAGCTATTTCCAGCTACTCCTCTGTGCTTTCTGCTccagtgtctgcagctgccaCTGAGCTTCGCCTTGACCAAGCAGCCCAGGTCAGCTCTGAGTTCAAAGCAATAAGGACCGAGGAGAAGGCTCAACTACAGGACCTGAATGACCGCTTTGCAAGCTTCATTGAGAGGGTCCATGAACTGGAGCAGCAGAACAAGTTGCTGGAGACTGAACTCCTGCTGCTCAGGCAGAGGCAGACGGAGCCATCCAACCTTCGGGCCCTGTATGATTATGAGATCCGCCAGCTCCGTGCTGCTGTGGAAGAGGCCCGCCATGAGAAGCAAGCAGCCCAGCACCACAAGGATGAGatggaaaacgtgtttaataACATGCAAAAACGCTACGAGGACGAAGTGCTTGGCAGAGAGGAAGCAGAGGGTAGGCTAATGGATGCCAGGAAGGGAGCAGATGAAGCTGTACTGGGTCGGGCTGAGCTTGAGAAAAGAGTTGAGAACCTGCTGGATGAGCTGGCCTTCCTGAAGCGCCTCTGTGAGAGTGAGATTGCCGAGCTGCAGGCCCAAATACAGTACAGCGCAGAGGTGTCAGTGGAGATGGATGTCGCCAAACCTGACCTATCCGCTGCTCTCCGTGACATCCGAGTCCAGTACGAGAAGCTGGCACATCGCAACCTTCAAGCAGCCGAAGAATGGTTCTGTGACAAGGTGAATGTGATGACAGTAAGCACTTCTCGCAACACAGAGAGTGCACGTAGCGCCAAGGATGAGGCTACAGAATACCGCCGGCTCCTCAAAGCTAGGACCCTGGAGATTGATGCCTGCCGTCAGATGAATCAAGCTCTAGAAAACCAACTACAGGACGTGGAGGAGAAACAGAGTGCTGAGATCTCTGCACTGCAGGtgagtgacaaaaaaaacataaaggaaTAAGACTGCAAAAATCTCTCTGTTCTTtctatgattaaaaaaagtgtaTTATTTTGGCATTTGAGATAAATCTTATTACCAGTGCCCATTTATTAAGCATGCAATGATACCCTGAAGACTAGCTGAGATGTAAATTGCATCCAGCCAATAATGTGTCACTAACATGTCTTTTTATCTTTTCTATGCAGGATACAATAAGTCAACTGGAGGACGAGTTGAGAGCCAACAAGAATGACATGGCTCGCTACTTGAAGGACTATCAGGATCTCTTGAATGTGAAGATGGCCTTGGATATTGAGATTGCAGCCTACAGGTAAGTGACTTGTATACTGTGCTGTAACTGTGGGATCTTAATGAATGCCAATGATTTAGCATCTCATTATTTGATGTTATGTGTCTTATCCTGTTAGGAAGCTCCTTGAAGGAGAAGAAAACCGTTTAAATGTGGCGGCAGCAGGGTCCTTCAGCACTTACTCCCAGTCCATGTACGCTGCTCCATCCTTCATCCACTCTCAGCTGAGCTCTGCAGCTCCGTACCTGCTGAGCTCCCGCTTCTATACTTCATCCCTCTCAACAGAGGAAACAATATCCGCAAGCCAAGCACAGCAGGCGGAGGCCACCGCtcctgaagaggaggaggaggaggaggagaaggaggaagaggtggaagagcaggaggaagagaaggtggaagaggaagagaaggaggaagaagaagagggagaaaagaaggaggaagaagaagagggagaagaggaggagaaggaagaagagaaggaggaggaggcagaggaagataagggagatgagggagaggaacaggaagaggaggaggtggaagaaaaggaggaggaaaaacaagaaggagaggaagaagcagATGGAGAAGGTTAGTATGGTCATTTTCTTCAACTGATGtattcatatatatgtgtgGATTAATTCTAACTTTTTTACCCCCCTCAAATGTAAATGaagagggagaggcagaggatgaagaaaaagaagatgagGAAAAAGGTGGAGAGGCGAGCCCAActaaagaggaggagaaagctGAGCAGAAAGAGGATGATGCTGGGCAGAAAGAGGATGACGCTGggcagaaagaggaggaaggcgatgaaggtgatgaaggtgatgaagaGAAGACCGAGGAAGAAACTGAAAAACCAGAGGAGGGGGAGGCCGAtgagaaaaatggaaaaacaacagaaaaaaaagtttaaatttaaATGCTTAAAACAATACCTGCTAGCATTGTAGCTGAGGGatgtcttctctggtgctctcTAATTCAAACCAAATGAAAATCTCTTGAAATCCAGCAGTGACCAACAGCATGTACGCAAACTGTAccagcaaagaaacaaaacaatatagaAGCTAATCAATAAACTGATGAAGACAGGATGTGACAAATGTCTGGAGTAGAAATTCTGCTTTGAGGAGAATTGTTTGCAAACACCTGTGTGCTTTACTGTCACCGATACATGCCTGTGCGACTGTCTGTATGTGCAGTACCAAGTTTGAGATGCCTTACTTCAAGTCCTCACTTAGTGCTTTAAAATCCATGATGTGCTGTGTTGAACTCCAATAAAGCCTTGAAGCCTTGTCAACCCAGAGCTGGCCTTGAGCTTTTCATTTGTACTTATGAACAGGAACAGTTGCAATGAGGTGTCAGATTGAATAACATttagcaaaaataaacacattagcaGGAAATTATATTCAATGTTCAAGCTCTGTGACTCACTTTCACAAGCAAGGATAGATAGTTGTACTTTGAGAGTGTTTCTCCCTCACCAGAATGTTAATGGAGGTTAatggaaaaaatacataaatggcAGCCAAAGAGCATTTGGTTCTACCCATACTGATAAATCAGTCTACAATTGACTGGAAGGGAGGACTGCAGCAAAGTCAGCAAGTCTGGGCTGTTTTCTGTGAGCAAAAAAACACCAAGCCAACCTTTTGATattaaaatgcatgaaaaaaaaaaaacccacacacacaaaagaaaatcacaGTATATCAGACAGTATTAGGCTTCACATTTTCAACTTGATCTGCAGATAAAGCCTCATTAGATTTCTCTTGTCTTGGCTTAACCAAAGTCTATAGGAAATGAGTTACAGTGGCATTTCTGTCTTTATCTCAAGTCAGCAGGTCGTCTCTCTGTGCCTACAGTCTCTGTGTGATCAGTGAGCTGACACCGGTGTTTTTCCTGCTGCCTCACCCACCATCCACATCACTGTCCATAAATCAGGGCACACTGAAACCTTTATGACTCAGCTTAGTCTGCTGCACCAAAGAATCTGGCTAAGTGTCAACTCACGCAGGACagctagagagagagagagagatggcggAGAGTGAGCAATTTCATTATTTCATTAGGGAGAGAGAGGTTGAGGAGGAAtcagggagagagtgagaggagaggCAGAAAAATATCTCGCTGCACTAAACCTTGACAGAGGacagacgtttttttttttaaccaagcaAAGAGGTGGAGAGACCGGGGGCTTCCTTTAGGCATCTACAGAGATGCAATCCCTATCACACAAATGAACCCCAAACACGCACTCTATCTGTCTTGGCTTCTCACGTACacttacacaaacacaaccagGAGTGTATGTGGAGTGGGAGCTTCTGTTTGATGTATCTGAAGCACGCTTTGAAATCTTGCATCATTTCATAATTGTAACATAACCTCACTTTTTCTACATGTGGTACGTGTTATGGCACATCATGCATGTGTCAAAGCAATGCCCCAAAGTATattcaatctctctctctcccactccaTCCTCCTTGTCCTCAGTTTACCCCACCCTGAGCTAAACTACATTatcctcctcctgctgttgcCACGGTAAGACCAGAGACGGTCCAAAGGAGCACTCAGTTTAATCACTAGAAATTCTACTTTGCTATGAATTTGGCTCCGCTTACTCACACCATTCACCACTCAAAGAGATAGCAATAATGTAAATGTTTCCTTATTGATTAAAAGTACACTAATGATGTACGACTGGCTGTATTTTAATACACAAACAACCCTGCAGACAGAATGCTGAAGTTGTGATAGCGCTCTCTTCACAAgagataacagcagcaggataTATAGATACTCCCTCAGGTACTCATATCACAGTGGCATACAGCAATTGGAGActtgcaagtgtgtgtgtgtgtgtgtgtatgtgtgtgtgtgcagtgtgtgtgttggtgcatgtCAGGGCACGGTGCGACACAGATCCACGGTAAACGCAGCATATCAAAGCAAAGCTGtattatttttatcacatttcatCTTTCAGTTATTGAGTTTCACCTCCTGTTTCATCTGTCACATTTTGGCTGTGAACGGACTGCTGTATAAATCTTATAACTCACTCTGCCTCTTGTGGGCATGCGCTCTGTCAGAGGGAGGGAGGCCCATCACCAAGGCCCGCTGAGACCTCCCAGACATATGATGCTTTGATGAAAAACACAGAGCTGAAGGTGCAGCAAAAGACATCGAGAGTTACCCCCAGTGCTAAATCGAGCTAACTTGGTAAGCAAGCACTCCCTACTTTTTGATTTTCCTTCACTCTAATGCTCTCCACATACACTCCACTGCAACATACCCATCAATGCTCTAGCTTGTTTTGACTGTGATGAtcactgatgaacacattaaggtgAACTGCATTGCCAGGAGTAGAGGTGGTATCCCTTCTACATCCCTTACCATGAGATCCTTGGATCATTATCCCCCTCCTTGATTTTTctaattcaaaaaaaaaaaaaagggtcccCCCTCCTTGGGTAGCGCCTTAGGCAGCTGCCTAAAAGATCTGCCACTGCTTACcccaaaataaatgtgatggCTTTCATGACTCCTACATGCAGGATGATTACAGCATAGCAGgaaacacatttcacatttcTGATGGGTTTCATTATACTTCTTGACATTCATCTATTCCTAGAACTTAACAACATGTTGTCAATAGTCTGCCTTGGTCCCGGAGTCATGAAACATTGTCTGCATAAGGAGCAGAATATCAGctttccattacaacaaatgtgTATTACATTTCAGGAGGATGCAGAATGCAATGATGGACTGTTTTGGTCTCAATGTCAGAAATCTAATCTGCAAACCAGCAGCAACACTGGTTGTTATTTGCTTTTGTACTCTCATGGTATCATTTAAGTTGACATCCAAATTGATGCTGAGGTGAAATGCTGCACTGAAGCACAAGCAGCAGTAGAAAGGCATATATTTACATTCAATCTTAAAACGAATACTGGGGAACAGATTCACAGAGTTAATGCTTTCCACGTCTTTGAAAAGATGATACTTTAACCTTGAGAGAAGCACTTGTCATCTTgagactgtgtttttttttaaattgtaggAGGGTGTGCACACTCCTTTCAGACTGCTAAGGCCCTGGTCCAGACAGTTATGGTGGTCACGCTGCAGTCTGCCTTTTTGCTTGTCAGACAGCCACGCTTTGTCTCCACAAAGAAAAGGAAGTCTCAGATAAGAGTTGTGGCTCCCTCTGCTGATGTCGGAGAATCACCTAATTAAAAGGCTCTGTCGAACGAGCCTTCACACTGGCCTGGAAGACAGCAGACAGCGactatttcatttaaaaatgtggCTCTCTCTTGCTCTAAAAATAGACACTCACTTCTCCTGGTGTACACATAGCCACAGTTTTCAGATGGCCTTATGTACCCACTGCATGGGTACAAAGGATGCTTCAGTGAGTCAGATGGAGACAAATGCGGGAGCCTCAGGCCCCATCTTTTCTCATGCATCACAACCTGGAAATGAGATGTTGGacttgtggatataaatgtGCTACCCCAGCTTACCTGCAGAAGACTGATTCTGTGATCACATGCATCAATGCTATATATTTCCCCCTGTCATGTCTATGTTTCTGCAGGCTGAGCTACAAGTGAGACCTCTCTGTGCAAAATAACACTTTATCTGGCCAGCCTGTACCTTTCTCACATCCAAAGATGTATCACATGCGGTACAAATGCAGACAAATTCATGTAGGCGTCAATATTAGTGCAGAAAAATATTGACAGCTTGCATCATTACACAGTGACTGTGGTGATGCAGATCTGACGTCACGCAGCAGGAGCCAAACAAACATGTCttttaagtgacattttgtaaAAAGTTGGATATTCCTGCAGCAAAAGTCAACAGAAAATCAACTTCTGCCTCAGGATGTTGAGTCCTTGTGCCCAGATAGTGCATTGACCTATCTGCACAGCATTGCAGGACCGGGCTATTACCTGATTCTGCTGCCAGACAGCCAGGTGGATGCCGAGGCCCAATTTGCCTCTGGCGTCATGCAGCCCTGGCAGTGGACCCATAAATCCATTAGGCCTTTTGTCTGCTTCTGTCTCAGCAATTGAACACCTCAGCGGGGGCTACAACCAGTGTTTAGAGCCCTACCACTCAGAAGTCTCTGAAGCATTGTAGTTCCCCGCATCATAGAAATCACAGTTCAGTGAGTTTAGTAATGTCAGCCACTGAAGTCAGCCACTGAATAACAGCGGAGTCAAGTCAGGTCAAGTTTTTATTCTAAtggtacatttcatacatatggATGCTTGATGTGCTCCGTCTTTGCTCATcccataaaatataaaacacacacaggcgtaTGCGCTCAAGCATGTACGTACCCAAAATAATCAAATGCTCTAGAGTGTAGGAAGGTGGATGGTAAATGGGGAGCATATTTCTTATTGTTCCAGCTGTCTGTCATGCTAAGTTTTCATTCATAATGTGTCTGTTTGGTGACACACTGAGAAACCCTTGGGCGAAGTAAACAGACAGGATGCCCTTGTTTCAGTACAAAAGCAGTGGCttcatctctttttttaatctccaATAACTAAAGcccacacacaccacaacacattttcactttcaAGCAGAAAGTCAGCAATCAGGATTTACATTCCGTATCCGTATGTGCATCTGTTTCCATTTACCTCATATGTCCGTGCATAGGTGCACCTAGTCGGGGAGTTTTGATACAAGGACGCCTGAGACATAACATAATCTGATCCAAATAAGAAGAAGATGGGAGTGAGGATCTCCTGTGAAGACTCAACCTGTCTGCTCCTATTGCTTATGGAGCATTCAACTCCGGATGAACTCTGGAGTTGAACTCTGCTTGTCAAGCTGTCACACACGCTAATGCAAGGCATGCGTGCACTgatgcgcgcgcgcacacacacacacacacacacacaccattttaATTGAATGATTTCTCTCTCAGGGTTCTGGTAGAGAATAGTTAAGTAACAGTTACAGAAGCAGCTATTAAAAATATACCACAACAAGAAGTTACATATTCTGGAGGCCTTATCAGGGACTGTCTATTGTATGCAATAGCACAAATCAGTCAGGTGATGGCAATATTGTATTCCTTTTTGCagatttgattgtttttaacttttaatagCCCAAAAGCGACTCTTCACATTTAATAAAAAGTGTGAGCGCTTTCGCCAAAGGAATAAAGAGAATCAGAGGTGAAAAGGGCATTGGCAGATTTGAAGTCCCTTTACAATGAATTCTAATACTCAGCATGCATCTACAGCTCAGCGAGAAATAGGTCACAATAATCATGTGTAACAGCTCAAGCCATAACCTTGGAAATTCATCATATAGGTGCAAATACATTTCTAGTACCTGATTTTCAGGATGAGCTCAGGCAGTGTGTTTGAATCCTTCAGCTGTGTAGGATTtgtcaaacacacagcagaaagaaaatatacttCTGCATCTGAGACACACACTTATTTCTCTGTGTAACTTCACTTTAGCATTATGTGTTGAAAAAAAGGGCAGCAATGTTATTATCTAAAGGCATCATTTTAAGGGCAGCAATGTTATTATCTAAAGgcatcattttaaaaatgtctgttttcttgATTATAATTTGGCCAGTAAAAAGCCTCTCATAATGCTCAGACTGCGTTGTGTTCTGTTAGCACTAATTCACCACAAGCCGTGTTTTAAAGCGCCCACATCACAAaagatgggggaaaaaatggacaTCATTCTGCCAAAAGGAACAACAAAAGCATTGGATGGCTGAAC harbors:
- the neflb gene encoding neurofilament light chain b, producing the protein MQIHCAVSPAIFLDREQPVSQVMTSSGFDPYFPSAFKRRVVVRSAGYGAGGGIGSRSAYTSHSAPVTSYASSRRGYPTHTRAISSYSSVLSAPVSAAATELRLDQAAQVSSEFKAIRTEEKAQLQDLNDRFASFIERVHELEQQNKLLETELLLLRQRQTEPSNLRALYDYEIRQLRAAVEEARHEKQAAQHHKDEMENVFNNMQKRYEDEVLGREEAEGRLMDARKGADEAVLGRAELEKRVENLLDELAFLKRLCESEIAELQAQIQYSAEVSVEMDVAKPDLSAALRDIRVQYEKLAHRNLQAAEEWFCDKVNVMTVSTSRNTESARSAKDEATEYRRLLKARTLEIDACRQMNQALENQLQDVEEKQSAEISALQDTISQLEDELRANKNDMARYLKDYQDLLNVKMALDIEIAAYRKLLEGEENRLNVAAAGSFSTYSQSMYAAPSFIHSQLSSAAPYLLSSRFYTSSLSTEETISASQAQQAEATAPEEEEEEEEKEEEVEEQEEEKVEEEEKEEEEEGEKKEEEEEGEEEEKEEEKEEEAEEDKGDEGEEQEEEEVEEKEEEKQEGEEEADGEEGEAEDEEKEDEEKGGEASPTKEEEKAEQKEDDAGQKEDDAGQKEEEGDEGDEGDEEKTEEETEKPEEGEADEKNGKTTEKKV